A single region of the Fusarium fujikuroi IMI 58289 draft genome, chromosome FFUJ_chr05 genome encodes:
- a CDS encoding related to cel1 protein precursor, with product MHFLYSLLATAGLAAAHGYVETGIINGQTYQFYNPYTDPYMNPVPKRISRPIPGNGPVEDVTSIDMQCNGYTAGGIKGSSPAALHADAKAGSTVNLKWTLWPESHVGPVITYMARCPDSGCDTWEPGTQKAWFKIQEAGRDGTSNNWATTPLMKSGNSGVNYTIPECIKPGYYLVRHELIALHSASGYPGAQFYPGCHQLKVSGSGSTTPSNLVAFPGVYASTDPGVTYSPYQATTYKIPGPAVFKC from the exons ATGCACTTCCTCTACTCACTTCTCGCAACTGCTGGCCTGGCTGCTGCCCATGGATATGTCGAAACAGGCATTATTAATGGACAGACATATCAATTCTACAATCCTTACACTGACCCTTACATGAACCCTGTTCCCAAGCGCATCTCCCGTCCGATTCCGGGCAACGGACCTGTTGAGGATGTCACCTCCATCGACATGCAGTGCAACGGCTACACTGCTGGAGGTATCAAGGGAAGCTCACCTGCTGCTCTACATGCCGATGCTAAGGCTGGCTCGACTGTCAACCTGAAGTGGACCCTCTGGCCCGAGTCTCATGTTGGACCCGTCATTACTTACATGGCTCGTTGCCCCGATTCAGGCTGTGATACTTGGGAGCCTGGTACCCAGAAGGCCTGGTTCAAGATTCAGGAGGCTGGACGTGACGGAACCAGCAACAACTGGGCTACC ACCCCTTTGATGAAGTCTGGTAACTCGGGTGTTAACTACACCATTCCTGAGTGCATCAAGCCAGGCTATTACCTTGTCCGCCATGAGCTTATTGCTCTTCACTCCGCCTCAGGATATCCCGGAGCCCAGTTCTACCCTGGCTGCCATCAGCTCAAGGTCTCCGGCTCCGGTAGCACAACTCCTTCAAACCTTGTTGCTTTCCCCGGAGTGTATGCCAGCACTGACCCCGGTGTTACCTACAGCCCTTACCAGG CCACCACCTACAAGATCCCTGGTCCTGCCGTGTTCAAGTGCTAA
- a CDS encoding probable ribosomal protein S19.e, cytosolic, with amino-acid sequence MAGGVTVRDVDAQKFITAYSAFLKRQGKLPIPGWVDTVKTGPAKELPPQDIDWFYVRAASIARHVYLRKTVGVGRLRKVHGTAKNRGSRPSKHVDASGSVDRKVMQALEKIGVLEQDEDKGGRRITQAGQRDLDRIAQTTAEAEEEEDDE; translated from the exons ATGGCCGGCGGAGTTACCGTTCGCGATGTCGAT GCGCAGAAGTTCATCACTGCCTACTCTGCTTTCTTGAAGCGTCAGGGCAAGCTTCCCATCCCTG GTTGGGTCGATACCGTCAAGACTGGTCCTGCTAAGGAGCTCCCTCCCCAGGACATTGACTGGTTCTACGTCCGCGCCGCCTCCATCGCCCGCCACGTCTACCTCCGCAAGACCGTCGGTGTTGGCCGTCTCCGCAAGGTCCACGGCACTGCCAAGAACCGTGGCAGCCGCCCCTCCAAGCACGTCGATGCCTCCGGCTCCGTCGACCGAAAGGTCATGCaggctcttgagaagatcggTGTCCTTGAGCAGGACGAGGACAAGGGTGGCCGCCGCATCACCCAGGCCGGACAGCGTGATTTGGACCGAATTGCCCAGACCACCGCtgaggccgaggaggaggaggatgacgagtAA
- a CDS encoding probable ZRT2-Zinc transporter II, whose amino-acid sequence MADVDTCSGEAVDLGRRGLRIGSIFIIMASSAIGALLPIFLARQKTIPVPKMTFFICKFIGTGVIIATAFMHLLVPAVENLTDPCLEDRLGGYDWAEAIALMTVIVMFFVEMLAARLSNADMEHNHSMEIDHELDPAMDFIAKKQPSNPDIENGDRRGSGYAPGGDSHLAHGREHKEGDAQGGLAGQLLAIFILEFGVVFHSVFIGLTLGTIASDELTVLLIVLVFHQMFEGLGLGSRLAVAPWPSNRQWMPYLLGCIFALSTPIGIAAGIGAKPNNANDQKLTNGIFDAISAGILMYTGLVELLAHEFMFNPYMRKAPIRILLLAFACVAFGVTVMAILAKWA is encoded by the coding sequence ATGGCCGACGTTGATACCTGCAGCGGCGAGGCCGTTGATCTCGGCCGACGAGGTCTTCGAATTggctccatcttcatcatcatggcctcTTCGGCTATCGGCGCACTCTTGCCCATTTTCCTGGCACGCCAAAAGACAATCCCCGTTCCTAAGATGACCTTCTTTATTTGCAAGTTCATCGGTACTGGAGTCATTATAGCGACAGCTTTCATGCACCTGCTTGTTCCCGCTGTCGAGAATTTGACCGACCCCTGTCTCGAAGATAGATTGGGTGGTTACGATTGggctgaagccatcgcgCTCATGACTGTCATTGTCATGTTCTTTGTCGAAATGCTCGCCGCTCGTCTCAGCAACGCCGACATGGAGCACAACCACTCAATGGAGATTGACCACGAGCTCGATCCTGCTATGGACTTtatcgccaagaagcagcccAGCAACCCTGACATCGAGAACGGTGACCGCAGGGGGTCTGGCTATGCCCCTGGTGGTGACAGCCACCTCGCCCACGGCCGTGAGCACAAGGAGGGTGATGCTCAGGGCGGGCTTGCTGGTCAGctgctcgccatcttcattcTCGAATTCGGTGTCGTGTTCCACAGTGTCTTCATCGGTCTTACTCTCGGCACGATCGCCTCCGACGAGCTTACCGTTCTCTTGATTGTTCTCGTCTTCCATCAGATGTTCGAgggtctcggtctcggtTCTCGTCTGGCCGTCGCTCCTTGGCCCAGTAACCGACAGTGGATGCCCTACCTGCTCGGCTGCATCTTTGCTCTGTCAACTCCCATTGGTATCGCGGCTGGCATAGGAGCCAAGCCCAACAACGCCAACGACCAGAAGCTTACAAACGGTATCTTCGACGCTATCAGTGCAGGTATCCTCATGTACACTGGTCTTGTAGAGCTCCTCGCCCACGAGTTCATGTTCAACCCTTACATGCGCAAGGCCCCTATCAGGATCCTGTTGCTCGCATTTGCATGCGTTGCCTTTGGTGTCACTGTCATGGCCATTCTTGCCAAGTGGGCTTAA
- a CDS encoding probable COP9 signalosome subunit 5 CSN5: MEASALKAWELDNNVQLVDPKRDALYNFDADAQKAINNDKAWKQTPDYFKHVRISATALIKMTMHARSGGNLEVMGLMQGYTHQDTFIVTDAFRLPVEGTETRVNAQGEANEYLVEYLDLCRAQGRQENVVGWYHSHPGYGCWLSGIDVDTEAMQQKWQDPFLAVVIDPDRTINSGKVDIGAFRTYPEDHQAGNGTTTSDGFQAVPLAKAAEFGAHANRYYSLEVSHFKSSLDSHLLELLWHKYWVQTLSQNPLITNRDYGNKQMLDLSSKIKEATTGITRSRNGQGMMGTSHKSSDKAVDKLAREASLIASKERSGLVANQVKASVFNDLGSKAEESTS, from the exons ATGGAGGCATCTGCTTTGAAGGCCTGGG AGTTGGACAACAATGTCCAGCTAGTCGATCCCAAACGCGATGCTCTCTACAACTTCGACGCCGATGCTCAGAAGGCCATAAATAACGACAAGGCATGGAAGCAAACACCAGACTACTTCAAGCATGTACGAATAAGCGCTACTGCTCTTATAAAAATGACCATGCACGCGCGATCCGGCGGTAATCTCGAGGTCATGGGCTTGATGCAAGGCTACACCCACCAGGACACATTTATCGTCACCGACGCATTCCGACTGCCCGTTGAAGGAACAGAGACTCGTGTCAACGCCCAAGGCGAAGCGAATGAATACCTTGTCGAGTATCTTGATCTATGTCGAGCGCAGGGTCGACAGGAGAACGTGGTGGGCTGGTACCACAGTCACCCAGGCTACGGATGCTGGCTGAGTGGTATCGATGTCGATACAGAGGCCATGCAGCAGAAGTGGCAGGATCCTTTCCTTGCCGTCGTTATAGACCCTGATCGTACTATCAACTCAGGCAAGGTCGACATCGGCGCTTTCAGAACCTACCCGGAGGACCACCAGGCTGGTAATGGCACAACCACCTCTGATGGCTTCCAGGCAGTGCCGCTCGCCAAGGCTGCCGAGTTTGGTGCTCATGCGAACCGTTACTACAGTCTTGAAGTGTCCCATTTCAAAAGCTCTCTCGACTCgcatctccttgagctcctctgGCATAAGTACTGGGTACAGACTCTTAGCCAGAACCCACTGATCACCAACCGCGACTATGGCAACAAGCAGATGCTCGATTTGAgctccaagatcaaggaagCGACAACAGGCATTACGAGAAGCCGAAATGGACAAGGTATGATGGGTACAAGCCATAAGAGCTCCGACAAGGCTGTGGACAAGCTGGCAAGGGAAGCCAGCCTCATTGCATCTAAGGAGAGGTCTGGTCTGGTTGCTAATCAGGTCAAGGCTAGCGTTTTCAACGACCTTGGATCAAAGGCTGAAGAATCAACATCGTGA
- a CDS encoding probable mitochondrial inheritance component MDM10, protein MREFMDYVHSAFYEATGWNRDNSYAALNVTSDALLNFETPRGLRLTLSALASPNFATSYQLGSVGIVDGSISYLFSSVPLRLLLTPQSEAVNLPELLRSYRPLTELPHRTNPLLQAPKDKPESSLLYGRLYLPQSLLEALFVKRLSPALQVQLSSVSAQHLKNGGTVLGLAQYDVGKYALEGLASSDGGLLGFRGVYNFGGDAEKPEDQAANDNGNADRERIYGRFSTGGEIYYGTLNKSGGISVGTRFATLPAHKGTPLSATLTLNPLMGNISASYAVVAGRHCSLATRMEFNVFSYESAWAIGMELWRKPFTRLVLEDEPVIDDKLVLDDKPEVKRPKERSFQAKLEWRLDDPEPVIVKPPPPPPSPPKEEIDPEKPGEERYAGVLKTRLDQNMRIGVLWEGRVKSLLFSLGSSIDLNKLDKPFRTLGLEIQFSS, encoded by the exons ATGCGCGAGTTTATGGACTATGTCCACAGCGCCTTCTACGAAGCTACAGGATGGAATCGCGACAACTCGTACGCAGCGCTGAATGTGACCAGTGATG CTCTTCTGAATTTCGAGACCCCTCGTGGGCTACGACTCACCCTATCTGCCCTCGCGAGCCCCAACTTTGCGACATCCTACCAACTTGGCTCAGTCGGCATCGTTGATGGATCCATCTCGtacctcttctcatcagtcCCGCTTCGACTTCTTTTGACACCGCAGTCGGAGGCGGTCAATCTACCGGAGCTTCTGCGCTCGTACAGACCTCTCACCGAACTCCCCCACCGAACCAATCCTCTCCTCCAGGCACCAAAAGATAAACCGGAATCGTCACTCCTGTATGGTCGACTCTACCTACCCCAATCGCTACTGGAAGCTCTATTCGTCAAACGACTGTCTCCTGCGCTCCAGGTCCAGCTCAGTTCTGTATCTGCCCAGCACCTTAAGAACGGCGGCACTGTACTAGGCCTGGCGCAATATGACGTAGGGAAATATGCGCTCGAAGGATTGGCGTCCTCAGATGGAGGACTACTCGGGTTCCGGGGCGTGTATAATTTCGGCGGCGATGCCGAGAAGCCGGAGGACCAGGCTGCCAACGACAATGGAAACGCCGACAGGGAAAGGATCTATGGTCGATTCAGCACCGGTGGAGAAATCTATTACGGCACCCTGAACAAGTCGGGTGGAATCAGCGTGGGAACCCGATTTGCAACGTTACCCGCGCACAAGGGAACGCCTCTATCTGCGACGTTGACACTGAATCCCTTGATGGGTAATATCAGTGCAAGTTATGCCGTGGTGGCAGGCCGGCATTGTAGTCTTGCTACGCGGATGGAGTTCAACGTGTTCAGCTACGAAAGCGCCTGGGCTATTGGTATGGAGCTCTGGCGGAAACCATTTACCCGACTGGTTCTCGAGGATGAGCCAGTCATTGATGATAAACTGGTTCTTGACGATAAACCAGAGGTGAAGCGGCCAAAGGAGCGCAGCTTTCAAGCCAAGTTGGAATGGCGTCTGGATGATCCCGAACCAGTTATCGTCAAGCCACCACCGCCTCCCCCTTCACCCCCAAAAGAGGAGATAGATCCTGAAAAGCCAGGTGAGGAGAGATATGCAGGCGTACTCAAGACTCGACTTGACCAAAACATGCGAATAGGGGTGTTGTGGGAAGGGCGGGTCAAATCTCTCCTATTCAGTCTCGGAAGTTCGATCGACTTGAATAAACTTGACAAGCCATTCCGAACGCTCGGGTTGGAAATCCAGTTTTCATCATGA